The Streptomyces aurantiacus genome includes a region encoding these proteins:
- a CDS encoding helix-turn-helix transcriptional regulator translates to MLETSARLLRLLSLLQAHREWSGPDLADRLGVTPRTIRRDVDRLRELGYPVNASPGTGGGYQLGVGAELPPLLLDDDEAVAVAVGLRTAAGQGIEGIGETSVRALTKLEQVLPHRLRRRVGALNAFTVPMLRGPRPSAVDPAVLTELAAACRDSERLRFEYRNHEGAPTRRTVEPHRLVCTERRWYLVAWDVDRDDWRTFRVDRITPRPPHGPRFTPREAPAEDLAAYVSKGVSTRAYTSHAVVRLHVPLEEAIGQVSPSAGTLEPEGPDSCVLRTGAANLDVMVIHVMLMGLPFEVLEPVELIEAISTARDRLTDALDRSGSAGSPPGRSGSGAA, encoded by the coding sequence ATGTTGGAGACCTCGGCACGACTCCTGCGGCTGCTCTCACTGCTCCAGGCGCACCGCGAATGGTCGGGCCCCGACCTGGCCGACCGCCTCGGCGTCACTCCGCGCACGATCCGCCGTGACGTGGACCGGCTGCGCGAGCTCGGCTATCCGGTGAACGCCAGCCCCGGCACGGGCGGTGGCTACCAGCTGGGCGTGGGGGCCGAGCTGCCCCCGCTGCTCCTCGACGACGACGAGGCGGTCGCCGTGGCCGTCGGCCTGCGCACCGCCGCGGGACAGGGCATCGAGGGCATCGGCGAGACCTCCGTACGCGCCCTCACCAAGCTTGAACAGGTGCTGCCGCACCGGCTGCGCCGCAGGGTCGGCGCCCTGAACGCCTTCACCGTGCCCATGCTGCGCGGCCCGCGGCCCTCCGCCGTCGACCCGGCCGTCCTCACCGAACTCGCGGCCGCCTGCCGCGACTCGGAACGGCTGCGCTTCGAGTACCGGAACCACGAGGGCGCCCCGACCCGCCGCACGGTCGAGCCGCACCGGCTGGTGTGCACCGAGCGCCGCTGGTACCTGGTCGCGTGGGACGTCGACCGCGACGACTGGCGGACGTTCCGCGTGGACCGGATCACGCCCAGGCCGCCGCACGGGCCGCGCTTCACACCCCGCGAGGCACCGGCCGAGGACCTCGCCGCGTACGTCTCCAAAGGGGTCTCCACGCGCGCGTACACCTCCCACGCCGTCGTCCGGCTGCATGTGCCGCTGGAGGAGGCGATCGGGCAGGTCTCGCCCTCCGCCGGGACGCTGGAGCCCGAGGGGCCGGACAGCTGTGTCCTGCGCACCGGTGCCGCGAACCTCGACGTGATGGTCATCCACGTGATGCTGATGGGCCTCCCGTTCGAGGTGCTGGAGCCCGTCGAACTCATCGAGGCGATCAGTACTGCTCGGGACCGGTTGACGGACGCTCTTGACCGAAGCGGATCTGCGGGCTCTCCTCCTGGCCGGAGCGGGTCTGGGGCGGCGTGA
- a CDS encoding phosphatase PAP2 family protein — protein MRTERKLTRLDRVFARLDREPERPAHIDVPRMSRHRVVLFASTLAFYAAIVWAVVITSWLVRLDWQVMFFRPYQQWPEIHAFLDYYVVLGQRGPTAVMIAAWLGWRSWRQHTLRPLLTLGASLLLLNLTVGAAKLSMGRLGPHYATSVGSNEMWLGGDIFPSGHTANAVVTWGILAYLASTPRARRWLSALSAVVSLGVGLTTVYLGTHWLSDVVLGWAAGLLILLALPWFEPLIARAETGIFDLRDAWRARRRGAAPAPAAPVGAPTTLTPLGKPAGEQEPVVREPVAASRPARQPGYLAPGPHLARSERTPVTPVGSRRPPQSDRVTRGTASARPLTGG, from the coding sequence GTGCGTACCGAACGAAAGCTGACTCGTCTGGACCGGGTCTTCGCCCGGCTGGACCGTGAGCCGGAACGACCGGCCCACATCGACGTGCCCAGGATGAGCCGGCACCGAGTGGTCCTCTTCGCGTCCACGCTCGCCTTCTACGCGGCCATCGTGTGGGCCGTGGTGATCACCTCGTGGCTGGTCCGGCTCGACTGGCAGGTCATGTTCTTCCGGCCGTACCAGCAGTGGCCGGAGATCCACGCGTTCCTCGACTACTACGTGGTGCTGGGCCAGCGCGGCCCCACCGCCGTGATGATCGCGGCCTGGCTGGGCTGGCGCTCCTGGCGGCAGCACACGCTGCGCCCGCTGCTCACGCTGGGCGCCTCCCTGCTGCTGCTGAACCTCACGGTGGGCGCCGCCAAGCTGAGCATGGGCCGCCTCGGTCCGCACTACGCGACCAGCGTCGGCTCGAACGAGATGTGGCTGGGCGGCGACATATTCCCTTCGGGCCACACCGCAAACGCCGTCGTGACCTGGGGCATCCTCGCCTATCTGGCCTCGACGCCGCGCGCCCGCCGCTGGCTGTCGGCCCTGTCCGCCGTGGTCTCCCTCGGCGTCGGCCTGACGACCGTGTACCTCGGTACGCACTGGCTGAGCGACGTGGTGCTCGGCTGGGCCGCGGGACTGCTGATCCTGCTCGCGCTGCCCTGGTTCGAGCCGCTGATCGCCCGCGCCGAGACCGGCATCTTCGACCTGCGCGACGCCTGGCGCGCCCGTCGCCGCGGCGCCGCTCCGGCTCCGGCCGCTCCCGTGGGGGCCCCGACGACGCTCACCCCGCTCGGCAAGCCCGCCGGCGAGCAGGAGCCCGTGGTGCGCGAGCCGGTCGCCGCCTCCCGGCCGGCCCGGCAACCGGGTTACCTGGCCCCGGGCCCGCACCTGGCCCGTTCGGAGCGCACGCCGGTGACGCCGGTCGGCAGCCGCCGGCCGCCCCAGTCGGACCGAGTGACACGTGGCACCGCCTCGGCCCGCCCCCTGACGGGCGGCTGA
- the ctaD gene encoding aa3-type cytochrome oxidase subunit I, whose product MGTDTAQAAARPVPVKRPGRLIVDWLTTTDHKKIGHLYLITSFAFFLVGGLMALLMRAELARPGTQLIDNNQFNQMFTMHGTIMLLLFATPTFAGFANEIMPLQIGAPDVAFPRLNMLSYWLFLFGGLIVLGSLLVPQGPANFGWFAYAPLNSLERSPGIGADMWIMGLALAGFGTILGAVNFLTTIIGMRAPGMTMFRMPIFTWNTLFTSILVLLAFPVLAAALLVLEADRRFGSQVFASASGGALLWQHLFWFFGHPEVYIIALPFFGIITEIIPVFSRKPIFGYLTLIGATMAITGLSVVVWAHHMFATGAVLLPFFSFVSFLIAVPTGVKFFNWTGTMLKGSLSFETPMLWATGFLVSFLFGGLTGVILASPPLDFHVTDTYFVVAHFHYVVFGTVVFATFGGFYFWWPKFTGKMLDERLGKLHFWTLFVGFHTTFLVQHWLGAEGMPRRYADYLAADGFTALNTVSTIGAFLLGMSTLPFLYNVWKTARYGETVDCDDPWGFGRSLEWATSCPPPRHNFVTLPRIRSESPAFDLHHPRFAAITPPQTRSGQEESPQIRFGQERPSTGPEQY is encoded by the coding sequence ATGGGGACGGACACCGCACAGGCAGCGGCGAGGCCCGTACCGGTGAAGCGGCCGGGGCGACTGATCGTGGACTGGCTGACCACGACCGACCACAAGAAGATCGGCCACCTCTATCTGATCACCTCGTTCGCGTTCTTCCTGGTCGGCGGTCTGATGGCGCTGCTGATGCGGGCGGAGCTGGCCCGGCCCGGCACGCAGCTCATCGACAACAACCAGTTCAACCAGATGTTCACGATGCACGGCACGATCATGCTGCTGCTCTTCGCGACACCGACCTTCGCCGGGTTCGCCAACGAGATCATGCCGCTGCAGATCGGCGCGCCCGACGTGGCCTTCCCACGGCTGAACATGCTGTCGTACTGGCTGTTCCTCTTCGGCGGACTGATCGTGCTGGGGTCCCTGCTGGTGCCCCAGGGACCGGCGAACTTCGGCTGGTTCGCGTACGCGCCGCTCAACAGCCTGGAACGGTCGCCCGGGATCGGCGCCGACATGTGGATCATGGGGCTCGCGCTCGCGGGCTTCGGCACGATCCTCGGCGCGGTGAACTTCCTGACGACCATCATCGGGATGCGCGCGCCCGGCATGACGATGTTCCGGATGCCGATCTTCACGTGGAACACGCTGTTCACGTCGATCCTGGTCCTGCTGGCGTTCCCGGTGCTCGCCGCGGCCCTCCTGGTGCTGGAGGCGGACCGGCGGTTCGGGTCCCAGGTCTTCGCGTCGGCCAGCGGCGGGGCGCTGCTGTGGCAGCACCTCTTCTGGTTCTTCGGGCACCCCGAGGTCTACATCATCGCGTTGCCGTTCTTCGGCATCATCACGGAGATCATCCCGGTGTTCAGCAGGAAGCCGATCTTCGGCTATCTGACGCTGATCGGCGCCACGATGGCCATCACCGGCCTGTCGGTGGTCGTGTGGGCCCATCACATGTTCGCCACGGGAGCGGTGCTGCTGCCGTTCTTCTCGTTCGTGTCCTTCCTGATCGCGGTGCCGACGGGCGTGAAGTTCTTCAACTGGACCGGCACCATGCTCAAGGGGTCGCTGTCCTTCGAGACACCCATGCTCTGGGCGACGGGCTTCCTGGTGTCGTTCCTGTTCGGCGGTCTGACGGGGGTCATCCTGGCCTCGCCGCCGCTGGACTTCCACGTCACGGACACGTACTTCGTGGTGGCGCACTTCCACTACGTGGTGTTCGGCACCGTCGTCTTCGCGACCTTCGGCGGCTTCTACTTCTGGTGGCCCAAGTTCACCGGCAAGATGCTCGACGAACGGCTCGGCAAGCTGCACTTCTGGACGCTCTTCGTCGGCTTCCACACCACGTTCCTGGTGCAGCACTGGCTGGGCGCGGAGGGCATGCCGCGCCGCTACGCGGACTATCTGGCGGCCGACGGGTTCACGGCGCTCAACACCGTCTCGACGATCGGCGCCTTCCTGCTCGGCATGTCGACGCTGCCCTTCCTCTACAACGTCTGGAAGACGGCACGGTACGGCGAGACGGTGGACTGCGACGACCCCTGGGGCTTCGGCCGCTCGCTGGAGTGGGCGACCTCGTGCCCGCCGCCGCGGCACAACTTCGTCACGCTGCCCCGGATCCGCTCCGAGTCCCCGGCCTTCGACCTGCACCACCCCCGGTTCGCGGCGATCACGCCGCCCCAGACCCGCTCCGGCCAGGAGGAGAGCCCGCAGATCCGCTTCGGTCAAGAGCGTCCGTCAACCGGTCCCGAGCAGTACTGA
- a CDS encoding ABC transporter permease subunit has product MASLTYDLTLAGLSVGSAAALTGIGLVVTHRATGVLNFAHGAVAMVCAYLLWQLTVGWGWPLPLAAALTLLVVAPGIGLVLERFVFRPLSVLGGDPAQTLVASIGVFVLLVGGAALVWGPGARPDAPVLVSADPWGQLTVTLVLAAAVGAVIRRTRFGRELRAVVDDRSLAVLGGIDADRVAAAGWVFGSFTAGLTGVLLAPYVRLDPYGMPLLVMEVVAVAVAARMRSLPVAVVVALGIGVAQSQLTRLHPTGWREPLLQAVGANLFVVALLVAALVLPGIGTRDALPRTATARVPTPPGAWIVAVVLFLLPLGFAGQDLHTSVQVPALGVVLLSLVVVTGRGGQISLGQAAYAGLGALFTALLAAGRFPGLPPLPELAALAVAVLLVAPLGLLTGWPAIGRHGLALALATFAVGVGVSRFVFAQPYATSGLALGRPAGFEGDRAYYVLELVLLAGALLAAHALRRGRTGRALAAMRDHEAGASAAGVRVPALKLTAFVAGAALAALGGGMLGMGVRAFDPAAYDPVRGLLWFAAIVVLGADSVLGALLAAALLVGLDAGTRGGVAAASIGLLAVLVGRFPGGPYEALRQAAGRLRLRREVTPTPLGAGVRRKLRAAPAQGSGTPRAAVPVALTSTGPDTMSRLTGGRPLVRRAVPPSADDGDGSPWTPGPEGRTDTALGTAFGPPLPPPGAHEDGEATTPAQGASGHQEGRGRPVATPGPADGRDGDGLRTGPGADDRGDSGTGAGDGRTQLGAGAGGLGTDLSARAETRPTGSARREAPAGRAPRSVAGAAPRPALRARALRVAYDGHTALDGVDLDLPPGRITAVVGPNGAGKSTLFHCLAGTVRPASGRVALGERDITRLPAHARTRLGIARTFQQLAVFPTLTVAENVRVGAEQGRVIDADAAERALRLLGLHGPVRALPAADLPTGTLRRVELARALAGSPRVLLLDEPAAGLDTGEVTALARVLRALAADGTALLVVEHDLDLVADLADTVHVMTAGRVVASGPPGHVLERLDAFDGHRGPRTDQGHTTQENPGQEHTDQGNPDLGQEGLGPVAGG; this is encoded by the coding sequence ATGGCCTCGCTGACGTACGACCTCACGCTCGCCGGGCTCTCCGTCGGCAGCGCGGCCGCGCTCACCGGGATCGGCCTGGTCGTGACCCACCGGGCGACCGGCGTGCTCAACTTCGCGCACGGCGCCGTCGCCATGGTGTGCGCCTACCTGCTGTGGCAGCTCACCGTCGGGTGGGGCTGGCCGCTCCCACTCGCCGCCGCGCTCACGCTGCTCGTGGTCGCCCCGGGCATCGGCCTCGTGCTGGAACGGTTCGTCTTCCGTCCCCTGTCCGTCCTCGGAGGCGACCCCGCGCAGACGCTCGTCGCGTCCATCGGCGTGTTCGTCCTGCTCGTCGGCGGGGCGGCGCTGGTCTGGGGCCCCGGCGCCCGCCCGGACGCGCCGGTCCTCGTCTCCGCCGACCCCTGGGGCCAGTTGACGGTGACGCTCGTGCTGGCCGCCGCGGTGGGCGCGGTGATCCGCCGGACGCGCTTCGGCCGGGAGTTGCGGGCCGTGGTCGACGACCGCTCGCTCGCCGTCCTGGGCGGGATCGACGCCGACCGGGTGGCCGCGGCGGGCTGGGTGTTCGGCTCGTTCACCGCGGGTCTGACCGGGGTGCTGCTGGCTCCTTACGTACGTCTGGACCCGTACGGCATGCCGTTGCTGGTGATGGAGGTGGTGGCGGTCGCGGTGGCCGCCCGGATGCGGAGTCTGCCGGTGGCCGTGGTCGTGGCCCTGGGCATCGGGGTCGCCCAGAGCCAGCTGACCCGGCTGCACCCGACGGGCTGGCGCGAACCGCTCCTCCAGGCGGTGGGCGCGAACCTCTTCGTCGTCGCCCTGCTGGTCGCGGCCCTGGTGCTGCCGGGCATCGGCACCCGGGACGCCCTGCCCCGCACGGCGACGGCCCGCGTACCGACCCCGCCGGGCGCGTGGATCGTGGCCGTGGTCCTGTTCCTGCTGCCGCTGGGCTTCGCGGGGCAGGACCTGCACACGTCCGTCCAGGTCCCGGCGCTGGGCGTCGTCCTGCTGTCCCTGGTCGTCGTGACGGGCCGCGGCGGCCAGATCTCGCTGGGCCAGGCGGCGTACGCGGGTTTGGGCGCCCTTTTCACGGCGCTGCTGGCGGCGGGCCGCTTCCCGGGTCTGCCGCCGCTCCCGGAACTGGCCGCGCTCGCGGTCGCCGTCCTGCTGGTGGCACCCCTGGGCCTGCTGACCGGCTGGCCCGCCATCGGCCGCCACGGCCTGGCTCTCGCACTGGCGACCTTCGCGGTGGGCGTCGGTGTCAGCCGTTTCGTCTTCGCCCAGCCGTACGCGACGTCGGGCCTGGCCCTGGGCCGCCCGGCGGGCTTCGAGGGCGACCGCGCGTACTACGTGCTCGAACTGGTCCTGCTCGCGGGCGCGTTGCTGGCCGCCCACGCGCTGCGCCGGGGGCGTACGGGCCGGGCCCTGGCCGCGATGCGGGACCACGAGGCGGGCGCGTCGGCGGCGGGCGTCCGCGTCCCGGCGCTCAAGCTGACGGCCTTCGTGGCGGGCGCCGCCCTGGCCGCGCTGGGCGGCGGCATGCTCGGCATGGGCGTGCGTGCCTTCGACCCGGCGGCGTACGACCCGGTCCGCGGTCTGCTGTGGTTCGCCGCGATCGTGGTGCTCGGCGCCGACAGCGTCCTCGGCGCGCTGCTCGCGGCGGCTCTCCTCGTCGGTCTGGACGCCGGTACCCGGGGCGGGGTGGCGGCGGCCTCCATCGGCCTCCTGGCGGTCCTCGTGGGCCGCTTCCCCGGCGGCCCGTACGAGGCACTGCGGCAGGCGGCCGGGCGCCTGCGGCTGCGCCGGGAGGTGACGCCGACCCCGCTGGGGGCCGGGGTGAGGCGGAAGCTGCGGGCGGCGCCTGCCCAGGGCTCCGGCACGCCACGGGCGGCGGTCCCGGTGGCGCTCACGTCCACCGGGCCGGACACGATGAGCCGCCTCACCGGCGGGCGTCCGCTGGTGAGACGCGCGGTGCCGCCGTCCGCCGACGACGGGGACGGTTCCCCGTGGACACCGGGCCCGGAGGGACGCACCGACACGGCCCTGGGCACGGCCTTCGGCCCACCCCTCCCGCCGCCCGGCGCGCACGAGGACGGGGAGGCCACCACGCCCGCCCAGGGAGCCTCCGGACATCAGGAGGGGCGCGGCCGCCCCGTCGCGACTCCCGGCCCCGCCGACGGACGTGACGGCGACGGCCTCCGCACAGGTCCTGGGGCGGACGACCGTGGCGACAGCGGTACCGGAGCGGGAGACGGCCGTACTCAGCTCGGTGCGGGCGCCGGTGGCCTGGGTACGGACCTCTCCGCGCGCGCGGAGACACGGCCGACCGGATCAGCGCGACGGGAGGCCCCTGCCGGACGAGCCCCTCGTTCCGTGGCCGGGGCGGCACCTCGCCCCGCCCTCCGGGCTCGCGCCCTGCGCGTCGCCTACGACGGCCATACCGCCCTGGACGGCGTCGACCTCGATCTGCCGCCGGGCCGGATCACCGCGGTCGTCGGGCCCAACGGAGCCGGGAAGAGCACCCTGTTCCACTGTCTCGCCGGAACCGTGCGACCGGCGTCGGGAAGGGTCGCCCTGGGGGAACGGGACATCACCCGGCTGCCCGCCCACGCACGGACACGGCTCGGCATCGCCCGCACCTTCCAGCAACTGGCCGTCTTCCCGACGCTGACCGTGGCGGAGAACGTACGCGTGGGCGCCGAGCAGGGGCGCGTCATCGACGCCGACGCGGCCGAGCGGGCACTGCGTCTGCTCGGGCTCCACGGTCCCGTACGGGCGCTGCCCGCGGCGGACCTGCCCACCGGGACCCTGCGGCGCGTCGAGCTGGCCCGGGCCCTCGCCGGAAGCCCGCGGGTACTGCTGCTCGACGAACCCGCGGCCGGGCTCGACACGGGCGAGGTGACGGCACTGGCCCGCGTGCTGCGGGCACTCGCCGCCGACGGCACGGCCCTGCTCGTCGTCGAGCACGATCTCGACCTGGTGGCCGACCTCGCCGACACCGTGCACGTCATGACCGCGGGCCGCGTCGTCGCCTCCGGCCCGCCCGGCCACGTCCTCGAACGCCTCGACGCGTTCGACGGGCACCGCGGCCCCCGGACGGACCAGGGGCACACGACCCAGGAAAATCCGGGCCAAGAGCATACGGATCAAGGGAATCCGGACCTGGGTCAGGAGGGGCTCGGCCCGGTGGCCGGCGGATGA
- a CDS encoding glycosyltransferase family 4 protein → MQISFLIHNAYGIGGTIRTTYNLANTLAQQHDVEIVSVLRHRNEPVFARDPRVRVRHLVDLRKNGPGYEGDDPQYRAPARVFPRGEIRYDQYSVLTDRRIAEHLSTTEADVVVGTRPGLNVHLARETRRGPVRVGQEHLTLDSHSVGLRTELRGAYPRLDAVTTTTEADADAYRTKMRLPGVQVAAVPNSVPAPGIEPADGSAKWVVAAGRLAPVKRYDLLIRAFDLVRAQRPDWRLRIYGSGKQKDKLRHLIDELGLYNHVLLMGPANPIEPEWAKGSIAAVTSSLESFGMTIVEAMRCGLPVVSTDCPHGPGEIIDNGVDGRLVEVGNVEAIAEGLLELINDDELRQKMAGAALRDSERFDPARIAERYESIFSGLVSRGGTSKIGRMRGSLHRTRGALLGGAYAVRDAGRTVLGKERSA, encoded by the coding sequence ATGCAGATCTCTTTCCTGATACACAACGCCTACGGAATCGGGGGGACGATCCGGACGACGTACAACCTTGCGAACACTCTCGCCCAGCAGCACGACGTCGAGATCGTCTCGGTGCTCCGGCACCGCAACGAACCGGTGTTCGCACGGGACCCGCGCGTGCGCGTGCGTCACCTCGTCGACCTGCGCAAGAACGGCCCGGGGTACGAGGGCGACGATCCTCAGTACCGGGCACCGGCCCGTGTCTTCCCGAGAGGAGAGATCCGCTACGACCAGTACAGCGTCCTGACCGACCGCCGTATCGCGGAGCACCTCTCGACGACCGAAGCCGATGTCGTGGTCGGCACCCGCCCCGGACTGAACGTGCATCTGGCCCGCGAGACCAGGCGCGGCCCGGTCCGCGTCGGCCAGGAACACCTCACGCTCGACAGCCACTCCGTCGGGCTGCGCACGGAACTGCGCGGCGCCTACCCCCGGCTCGACGCGGTCACCACGACCACGGAGGCGGACGCCGACGCCTACCGCACGAAGATGCGGCTGCCCGGCGTGCAGGTCGCGGCCGTGCCCAACTCGGTGCCCGCGCCCGGCATAGAGCCCGCGGACGGCTCCGCCAAATGGGTCGTCGCGGCCGGACGGCTCGCACCGGTGAAGCGGTACGACCTGCTGATCAGGGCCTTCGACCTGGTGCGGGCCCAGCGGCCCGACTGGCGCCTGAGGATCTACGGCAGCGGAAAGCAGAAGGACAAGCTGCGCCACCTCATCGACGAACTCGGCCTCTACAACCACGTCTTACTGATGGGACCGGCCAATCCCATCGAACCGGAGTGGGCCAAGGGTTCCATCGCCGCCGTCACCTCCAGCCTCGAATCCTTCGGCATGACCATCGTCGAGGCCATGCGCTGCGGCCTGCCCGTCGTCTCCACCGACTGCCCGCACGGGCCGGGGGAGATCATCGACAACGGCGTGGACGGACGCCTTGTGGAGGTCGGAAACGTCGAGGCCATCGCCGAGGGCCTGCTCGAACTGATCAACGACGACGAGCTGCGCCAGAAGATGGCGGGGGCGGCGCTCAGGGACTCCGAGCGCTTCGACCCGGCACGGATCGCCGAGCGCTACGAGTCGATCTTCTCCGGTCTCGTCTCGCGCGGGGGCACCTCGAAAATCGGCCGGATGCGCGGCTCGCTGCACCGCACACGAGGAGCGCTGCTCGGCGGCGCGTATGCCGTTCGCGATGCCGGACGGACCGTACTCGGGAAGGAGCGTTCCGCATGA
- a CDS encoding ABC transporter substrate-binding protein, whose product MSRRARVAESAAVGLLLLLGTACGSRLPESDFGDRPGRTPARTTAEPIRVGVITSATSPVGGNAFTGPRDGAKAYFEALNARGGIDGRRVEVRTCDDGGSGVGNNECVHRLVDEDKVVALVATTALDYAGASRVSRARVPDIGGQPIGAAYDTYPHLYGIYGSLAPRDGRPGWDGKLYGGTETYRYFKREQGARTAAVVSYNQSASAAYARLVARGLKAEGYKVVTEQVDFALPNFRAAAADLKEQGADLVFDAIDTYGNAQLCKAMDDVGAEVIAKVTNVQNWTSTVREDYKDAPRCRNALWATGASRNYDDPESAHDAVRAFRDGTRALKTRSQWQVEGWAAAMWFTDAARSCVRTGVTRACVDRFMDGGKPYTADGLLLPVRFERLSEPPRTRTTCLSVARWEDDRGWVSQGDMNSECHDVPQLSYEP is encoded by the coding sequence ATGAGTCGCCGGGCCCGGGTTGCTGAATCCGCTGCCGTGGGCCTGCTGCTCCTTCTGGGCACGGCCTGCGGCAGCCGCCTCCCGGAGAGCGACTTCGGGGACCGGCCCGGCCGGACGCCCGCCCGCACCACCGCGGAGCCGATCCGCGTGGGCGTCATCACGAGCGCCACCAGCCCGGTCGGCGGCAACGCCTTCACCGGACCGCGCGACGGCGCGAAGGCCTACTTCGAGGCCCTGAACGCGCGCGGCGGCATCGACGGACGCCGGGTCGAGGTCCGTACGTGCGACGACGGCGGCAGCGGTGTCGGCAACAACGAGTGCGTGCACCGGCTCGTCGACGAGGACAAGGTGGTGGCCCTCGTCGCCACGACCGCCCTCGACTACGCGGGAGCCTCCCGCGTGTCCCGCGCGCGCGTGCCCGACATCGGGGGCCAGCCCATCGGCGCGGCCTACGACACCTACCCGCACCTCTACGGGATCTACGGCAGCCTCGCCCCGCGCGACGGGCGGCCCGGCTGGGACGGCAAGCTGTACGGCGGTACGGAGACCTACCGCTACTTCAAGCGGGAGCAGGGCGCCCGCACGGCGGCCGTCGTCTCGTACAACCAGTCCGCGTCGGCCGCCTACGCCCGGCTCGTCGCCCGGGGCCTGAAGGCCGAGGGCTACAAGGTCGTCACCGAACAGGTCGACTTCGCGCTGCCCAACTTCCGCGCCGCGGCGGCCGATCTGAAGGAGCAGGGCGCCGACCTGGTCTTCGACGCCATCGACACCTACGGCAACGCCCAGTTGTGCAAGGCCATGGACGACGTCGGCGCCGAGGTCATCGCCAAGGTCACCAACGTGCAGAACTGGACGTCCACCGTCCGCGAGGACTACAAGGACGCGCCCCGCTGCCGCAACGCCCTGTGGGCGACGGGCGCGAGCCGCAACTACGACGACCCGGAATCGGCCCATGACGCCGTACGGGCGTTCCGGGACGGCACCAGGGCGCTGAAGACCCGCTCCCAGTGGCAGGTGGAGGGCTGGGCCGCCGCGATGTGGTTCACGGACGCGGCCAGGTCCTGCGTGCGGACGGGCGTCACGCGCGCGTGCGTCGACCGTTTCATGGACGGGGGAAAGCCGTACACCGCCGACGGGCTGCTGCTGCCGGTGCGGTTCGAGCGCCTGTCCGAGCCGCCGAGGACACGCACGACGTGTCTGTCCGTGGCGCGCTGGGAGGACGACCGGGGCTGGGTGAGTCAGGGGGACATGAACAGCGAGTGCCACGACGTACCGCAGTTGTCCTACGAGCCCTGA
- a CDS encoding I78 family peptidase inhibitor — protein sequence MAPIPTPPAEPSDTPDAYVGLEASGAERRAREHGWSTVRSLPPGAIITMEYRVGRLNFEVTDGRVTRCWKG from the coding sequence ATGGCACCCATTCCCACTCCTCCCGCAGAGCCCTCGGACACCCCGGACGCGTATGTCGGACTGGAGGCGAGCGGCGCCGAGCGCCGGGCCCGTGAACACGGCTGGTCCACCGTGCGGTCGTTGCCCCCGGGCGCGATCATCACGATGGAGTACCGCGTGGGGCGCCTGAACTTCGAGGTCACCGACGGCCGCGTGACACGCTGCTGGAAGGGCTGA